TGTTTGCCGCGGCCAAGGAAGCATGAAAGGGAGACGGTCTCGATGGAACTGAATCGCTATCCGAGCCGGTCCAGATTCCTGGAATTGGCGAAAGCCGGAAATCTTGTTCCAGTCTGCGTGGAAGTGCTCGCGGACACGGAAACTCCCGTGTCGGCCCTGGCCAAACTCCGGCGGGCCGGAAGGCCGGCGTTTCTCCTGGAAAGTGTCGAAGGCGGGGAGCGGTGGGGCCGCTACAGCTTCCTCGGAACGTCCGCCCATTGCCACCTCAAGGTGTTCGCCGATACGGTGAGTATCGAAAATGACCACGAAACCGAAAGGGTTCTGCATCGGGGCGATCCCCTGGCCGTACTCCGTGACGTCATGAGCCGGTACCGTCCGGTTTCGCTCCCCGAACTGCCGCGCTTCTGGGGCGGGCTCGTCGGTTACCTCACCTACGAAACCGTCGCCTTTTTCGAAAGGATTCCCCACCGGCTGCCGAAAGATCGTCCTTTCGCGCATTTCATCGTGACCGACGATCTGCTGATCTTCGATAATGTCCGCCACACCCTCACCCTGGTCGCTCACGCCTTCCTGGAAGACGGAACGGACTTGGAAGCGGCTTTCGATCGGGCCAACGATCGGCTGAGGGTGCTTGTGGAGGCGCTATCCCGTCCGCTGCCGTGCATTCATGGTGAGAAGACGAATCGCTCCGGGACCCTGGAAACGCCGGTATCCCCGGATGCCTTTCGCGCCCGGGTCGCACGCATCAAGGACTACATCGAAGCGGGCGACGTGATCCAGACGGTGATTTCCCAGCCCTTTGTGCTGGCCGACGCCCCGGACCCGTGGCAGCTGTACCGGGCTCAGCGGTACGTGAACCCGTCGCCCTACATGTTCTTCCTGGAATTGGGCGATTTGGTGCT
This is a stretch of genomic DNA from Desulfoglaeba alkanexedens ALDC. It encodes these proteins:
- the trpE gene encoding anthranilate synthase component I, which translates into the protein MELNRYPSRSRFLELAKAGNLVPVCVEVLADTETPVSALAKLRRAGRPAFLLESVEGGERWGRYSFLGTSAHCHLKVFADTVSIENDHETERVLHRGDPLAVLRDVMSRYRPVSLPELPRFWGGLVGYLTYETVAFFERIPHRLPKDRPFAHFIVTDDLLIFDNVRHTLTLVAHAFLEDGTDLEAAFDRANDRLRVLVEALSRPLPCIHGEKTNRSGTLETPVSPDAFRARVARIKDYIEAGDVIQTVISQPFVLADAPDPWQLYRAQRYVNPSPYMFFLELGDLVLVGSSPETMVRLEHGTATLRPIAGTRPRGATEQDDRRLADELLRDPKERAEHLMLVDLGRNDLGRVAEVGTVQVTDLMIVERYSHVMHLVSNISCDLKKGCDAWDLLRATFPAGTLSGAPKIRAMEIIAELEEAPRGPYGGAIGYVSFTGNMDLAITIRTAVIENGRLIVQAGAGVVADSDPERERQETVNKAMAIQRAVELVGR